Part of the Alphaproteobacteria bacterium genome is shown below.
GATCGGCCTCCACTCGATGGCGACGCCGAACTCGGCGGCCAGCGGCTGGACGGCGTGGAACGCCAGATAGGTCCACGGGCTGGAGCAGTCGAAGAAGAACTCGAGTCGCGCGGGCATGTGTCAGCCTGACATCGCCTCGCGGCGGTGTCGATGCTAGGATTCCGCACGCGGTCCGGGAGCGTCGCCATGTTGTCTCGTGCCTTCCTGCCGATCCCTCTGCTGCTGGCGCTGGCCGCCTGCGAGACGGCGCCGCCGCCGGCTTCGGCGCAGCCGCCGCTGCAGCCGCGCGACGAGCCGCCGGCGCATGTCGTGTTCTTCGACAAGGGCGGCGTGCGGTTGGGCGCCACCGGCATCGCCACGATCAGGCAGGTGGCCGTCGAGGCGAAGAAGCCCGGGGTCAGGGCGGTCGAGATCACCGGCCATACCGATCGCGCCGGCAGCGACCGGATCAACGACGCGCTCTCGTTGCGCCGTGCGCGCGCCGTGCGCGAACGGCTGATCCGCGAGGGCGTGCCCGCGACCCTGATCAGCGCGCGCGGGCTGGGCCAGAGCAAGCCCTTCATGCAGACCGAGGACGGGGTCGGCCAGCCGGAGAACCGGCGCGCCGAGATCCTCATCACCCGCTGACTCCTGCGGCCGCCGGGGGCACGGGGTCGGCGCGCTCGACGATCGCCCTCGTGTCGATGCCGGCCGGCAGGGTGCCGAAGGCCTGGCCGCGGTCGCCCGAGATGCGCGAGGCAAGGAAGGCCTCGGCGACGGCGCCCGGTGCGTGGCGCACCAGCAGCGACGCCTGCAGGGCGAGCGCCAGCGCTTCGACCAGACGCCGCGCGCGCGCCTCGAGGTCGCTCATGTCCGACAGGCGGGCGCGCAGATCGTCGACGAAGGCGTCGAGGCGATAGTCGGCGCCGCGCGCCGGCGCGAGCTCGGCGAAGTACGCCTCGAGCGTCGCCGGCGCGCGGGCCACGGCGCGCAGCAGGTCGAGGCACTGCACGTTGCCCGAGCCCTCCCACACGGAGTTGACCGGCGCGTCGCGGTACAGGCGCGGCATGACGCTTTCCTCGACGAAGCCGTTGCCGCCCAGGCACTCCAGCGCCTCGGCGGCGACGTTGGGCGTGCGCTTGCACAGCCAGTACTTGGCGACCGGCGTGGCGATGCGCGCGAACAGCGCCTGCGCCTCGCCGTCGGCCTCCTCGTCGAAGGCGCGGGCCACGCGCATCGACAGCACTGTCGCGGCTTCCGATTCGACGGCGAGGTCGGCCAGCACGTTGGCCATCAGCGGCTGCTCGACCAGCCTGCGGCCGAAGGCGGAGCGGTCGCGGCAATGGTTGATCGCCTGGGCCACGGCGTGGCGCGTCACCGCCGTGGCGCCCAGGGCGCAGTCGAGCCTGGTATGGCGCACCATCTCGATGATGGTCGGCACGCCGCGGCCCTCCTCGCCCAGCAGCCAGCCCAGCGCGTCGTCGAACTCGACCTCGGAGGAGGCGTTTGAGCGATTGCCGAGCTTGTCCTTGAGCCGCTGGATATGAAAGCCGTTGCGGCTGCCGTCCGGCCGCCAGCGCGGCACGAGGAAGCACGACAGCCCGCCCGGCGCCTGGGCGAGCGCGAGGAAGGCATCGCACATGGGCGCCGAGCAGAACCATTTGTGGCCGATCAGCCGGTACTCGCCGCCCGGCCCGCCATTGCCCAGCGGCGCGGCCGAGGTCGTGTTGGCGCGCACGTCGGAGCCGCCCTGCTTCTCGGTCATCGCCATGCCGATGGTGGCGCCACGCTTCTGCGCCACCGGACGGGCCGACGGATCGTAGGCGTTGGCCAGCGCGCACGGCTCCCACTCGGCGGCGATCTGCGGCTGCGCGCGCAGCGCCGGGATCGAGGCGAAGGTCATGGTCACCGGGCAGGCCGGCCCGTCATTGGTCTGGTTGAAGGCAATGAACAGCGCGGCGCGCGCCACGTGCCGACCGCGCCTCGTCTCGGTCCACGGCAGGGAATGCAGGCCGTTCTCGATGGCCAGCGCCATGAGCTCGTGATAGGCGGGATGGAACTCGACCTCGTCGACGCGGTTGCCGAAGCGGTCGTGCGTGCGCAGTTCGGGCCTGACGCGCTCCGCCAGCTCGGCGGCGCGGACCGTCGCCGCGGCGCCGCAGCGCGCGCCGAAGGCTGCGGCCCGTCCGGCGATCCAGCCGCCGCCCTCGCGCTCGATGGCCTCGACCAGGGCCCGGTCGCCCGTCACCACGTTGTAGTCCTCGAGCGGCCGCGCCTGGTTCTCGGCGCGCGTGCTGATGGCTGCCATGGCGGCCTCCCTGTCCCGTATCGGCGAGTCTCATACCAGCGATAGGCGAATGGATGCTCATTTGCTACAGTGTCGCCCGTTCAGCGCCGACGGACGGCGCGTTGGGGAGGTGACATTGACCGGCTTTACG
Proteins encoded:
- a CDS encoding OmpA family protein, which produces MLSRAFLPIPLLLALAACETAPPPASAQPPLQPRDEPPAHVVFFDKGGVRLGATGIATIRQVAVEAKKPGVRAVEITGHTDRAGSDRINDALSLRRARAVRERLIREGVPATLISARGLGQSKPFMQTEDGVGQPENRRAEILITR
- a CDS encoding acyl-CoA dehydrogenase family protein, whose product is MAAISTRAENQARPLEDYNVVTGDRALVEAIEREGGGWIAGRAAAFGARCGAAATVRAAELAERVRPELRTHDRFGNRVDEVEFHPAYHELMALAIENGLHSLPWTETRRGRHVARAALFIAFNQTNDGPACPVTMTFASIPALRAQPQIAAEWEPCALANAYDPSARPVAQKRGATIGMAMTEKQGGSDVRANTTSAAPLGNGGPGGEYRLIGHKWFCSAPMCDAFLALAQAPGGLSCFLVPRWRPDGSRNGFHIQRLKDKLGNRSNASSEVEFDDALGWLLGEEGRGVPTIIEMVRHTRLDCALGATAVTRHAVAQAINHCRDRSAFGRRLVEQPLMANVLADLAVESEAATVLSMRVARAFDEEADGEAQALFARIATPVAKYWLCKRTPNVAAEALECLGGNGFVEESVMPRLYRDAPVNSVWEGSGNVQCLDLLRAVARAPATLEAYFAELAPARGADYRLDAFVDDLRARLSDMSDLEARARRLVEALALALQASLLVRHAPGAVAEAFLASRISGDRGQAFGTLPAGIDTRAIVERADPVPPAAAGVSG